GATTTAGACTTCAACGCTTCTTGAAACCATCGATGTTCCGTTGACGTATGATTGACAACTATATCCAACATGATTTTTAACTCTCGTGCATGCGCTTCTTGAATGAGTGTTTTCAAATCATCCTCGTCACCAAATTGTGCATTGATTTGATAATAATCTCGAATATCATAACCATTATCATTCATTGGTGAATCATAAATCGGTGTAAGCCATATATAATCAACGCCTAAATACGCTAGATAATCTAACTTTTCAATGATACCTTGTAAATCACCTTCACCATTTCCAGTTGTATCATTAAAAGACTTTACGTAAATTTGATACACAACTGATTTTTTCCAATCTCGTTGTACCAATGCTATCCCACCTTAAATTTAAAGATTGTCATCTACCATTTTTTTCGCCTTTTCACGACTAAATCGCGATAACAGAATTGTTAATATACACGGTACAATCATTGATATTAAAGTACCTACGATATATACACCCCAGAATTGTTGTTTGATGGACAAAATCGCAGGGACACCACCAACACCTACACTACCGATAACACCTGCTGCACCAATAAGCGCACCGACACACATAGATGTTAAAATTGCAGCAATAAACGGATATTTCAATGGTAAGTTTACACCAAACATCGCTGGTTCTGTCACACCCAAAAATCCTGAAATACCTGATGTTGCAGCCAAGCTTCGTTCCTTGTCGAGCTTACGTTTTTTATAAACATACCACGCACCAAATGCAGCAGAACCTTGTGCAATATTAGACATCGCAACAATTGGCCATAAATACGTGCCACCGATATTACTACCCATGAGTTGGAAATCTACTGCTAAAAACATATGGTGTAGACCTGTAATGACTAAAGGCGCATACAACAAACCATAAATGGCACCACCAAGCCATCCAGCGTTTTGGAATAAAAATGTAACTGCACCAGTAATGCCTTTACCAATGACCAAAGCGACTGGACCAATGATTAAAAAGGCTAAAAATCCCGTTACAAGTAAAGCGATTGGACCTACGACTAATAACTTGATTGAATCATGTACCACTTTGTTAAGCGCCTTTTCAATTTTGGCTAACACGTATGCAGCAAGTAAGACTGGTAACACTTGTCCTTGATAGTTAAGTTGTTCGATGTTCAAACCGAAAATGTGCCAAGTAGGTATCTTATCAACTTTCCCAATATCGTACTGAGAAAGTAATTGTGGATGCATTAATACGAGTCCAAGTACAAGACCTAATACAGGGTTTCCACCAAATACCCGCATCGCACTCCATCCTACAAGCGCAGGTAAGAAAATAAATGCCGTGGTTGCAATCACATTAATAATATTCGCAAAGTCTGCGATTTGTGGTACACGTTCGACGATAGACGGTGATTTGTTAATAAGCGGCATCGTTAATACGTTGTTAATGCCTAATAATAAACCCGCAGTGACAATCGCAGGCAAAATCGGAATAAAGATGTCTCCAAGCAATTTAATTAAACGTTGAATTGGATTCCCTTTTTTCGCAGCCATCGCTTTCGCTTCATCTTTTGACGCTTCTGTTGTTCCTGTTTCTTTAACCAAAATGTTATACGCCTCGTCGACAGTTCCTGGACCAATGACAATTTGGTATTGATTATCAGCTTTAAATTGCCCTTTCACAAGTGGATTTGCAGCTAATTTGTCTTTGTTTACTTTACTATCATCTTCTAATACTAAACGTAAGCGCGTCACACAATGCGTTGCGGTTTGTAAATTGTCCTTACCACCAATAGCATCGATAATGTCACGTACATCTGATACTTTTACAGCCATCCCATACACTCCCTATACTTTGACTTGTCTATACAAATTATATGTTGTATAGACAAGTTTTGTAAAGGCTTACATAATTCTTTATGCAAATGTCCATTACTACCACACAATGAATTCCCTTCGTATGAATAGCACCCTCGGTCATGACGCGCACACTCAATATGCTTTGACCACTAAAATTGTTACAATTAAATGATTTGACCCTCACCAGCTGGGTTATATTTAAACATCAATCACACATTTTTCTACAACGTAAAAAAGCCAAATGTTCAAATCGCGTTAAACATTTGGCTTTTATATCTATTAGTCTTGGATTTTACTTATAATGGCGGAGGAAGAGGGATTCGAACCCCCGCGAGCCGTTAAGCCCCTGTCGGTTTTCAAGACCGATCCCTTCAGCCGGACTTGGGTATTCCTCCGTGTTACGAGCACATAAAATATAATATTATAGCCCGCACACAATGTCAACAAAAATTTTACAAAAATTAAACAAAAGTTTTGCGTTTGAGATGTTCGTGAACAGAAACCGCGACTTCACGTCCTTCTTTAATCGCCCAAACAACTAAGCTTTGTCCTCGTCGTGCATCACCAGCCGCAAAATATTTATCCTGATTCGTTTTATAATCTTTCGTATCTGCCATAATCTTTTGACGATGCACTTTTAATCCCAATGCTTGTGTCACTTGAGATGTCACCCCTTCAAAACCAATTGCTAATAAAACAAGGTCCGCTGGGATTAAAATCTCACGGTCATCTCCTATGAGCGTGCCGTCCGCTTGGTCATGTTGCACTTGCGCATAAATTCCACGTACATGAAACATATCATCAATGTCAAATCGCATCGTTTGAATCCCATAAGCTCTTGGTTCCACCCCAAATTTCGCTTCATATTCTTGATGCGCATAATCTTTTTTCAAAATAGGCTCAGGAAAAGGCCAACTGTAATTCATAACGAAGCGCTCAGGCTTTTTAGCTTTACGATTAAATTGAACGACAGATTTACACCCATCACGCAACGCTGTGGCAACACAGTCCGCACCGGTATCGCCATCACCAATAACGACGACGTTTTTGTCTTTAGCCGAAATTGTTTGTGTTGTCGCCTCACCTAGCAGCAATTGTGTTTGTTCCGTTAAATAATCCATCGCAAAATGAATGCCTAAACCCATTCGCCCTTCTAAAGGTAAGTCCCGTGGTTTTTCAGCACCTGTACATACAACAATGGCATCATACGTACGATCTAATTCCTCTTTTGTCATATCCTTACCAATTTCTACATTACAATAAAAATGAATGCCCGCTTCTTTCATCAAATCAATACGTCGGAACACCACACTTTTATCTAATTTCATATTCGGTATCCCATACGTTAATAATCCACCTGGTTGCGCTTGTTTTTCAAATACATCTACTGTATATCCTAAAGCGTTTAACTCTTCAGCCGCGGCGAGTCCAGCTGGTCCGCTTCCGACAATCGCCACTTTTTGATTTAAACGCTCTTCTGGTAATCGCGGCTTCACCCAACCTTGTTCAAATGCCTCGTCAATAATCGTTCGCTCGATACCTTTAATTGCCACAGAATCACGATTGATTTTCATCACACATGACGCTTCACAAGGCGCAGGACACACATATCCCGTGAAATCAGGAAAATTATTCGTTTCGGACAAACGTTCATACGCTGTTTTAAAATCGCTCCGGTACACGAAATCATTCCATTCAGGAATATAATTACCCAACGGACAACCAAGTGTGTCACGCTCAATTTGAACACCTGTTTGACAAAAAGGTGTCCCACAATCCATACACCGTGCCCCTTGTTGTTGTGCGTCTTCATTAGTAAAGCGCCATTGATACGCATCAAAGTTCGCAATTCGGTCCGTCAAAGGCAACTCATCAAGCTTTCGTTTCGGATATTTCATAAACCCTTTAAATTCACCCATTATTAGACCTCCTTTAGTATACCGAAATGGTCGTATCCAATTTTGATTCGGCTATATCGGAATGATCATTAAATGCAGATAGCAAGGCCTCTTGGCGACCTTGATTCTGTTCATAATAATAAATTTTTTGCATCATTTGTTTATAATCTTTCGGGATGACTTTAATACAATTTGCGAGCTGTATTTCAAAGTCTTCTAAAATACGTTGTGCTTTTTTACTTTGAGTATACGTTACATGCTGGATTAACATTTGTTTTAACATGGTTGCTTCTTTCACGTCCGTAACCGTATCAAAATCCAATGTATCAAGCGCATGCGCTTCCTTAAACGTCTGAACATTTAAAGGGAATATGTAGCTTACACCGCCACTCATCCCTTGACCGAAGTTTTTACCAACATCGCCTAAAATCACAACACGCCCCCCGGTCATATATTCCAAACCGTGATCGCCAACGCCTTCGACAACTACATTCACACCACTATTCCGAATACAGAAACGTTCACCAGCACGCCCATTAATGTACGCGTTACCACTCGTCGCACCATAAAAACACACGTTACCCACAATGATGTCTTGTTCTCGCGCTTCATGAGGTGCATTTATGACAATGCGTCCCCCAGATAAGCCTTTACCGACATAATCATTCGCATCGCCAGTATGATAGAGTGAAAGACCTTGAGGAATCCATGCCCCTAAGCTTTGACCTGCGTGCCCTGTCGTATATACATTTATCGTATTCGGTGCAAGCCCTTCCAAACCATAGTGTCGTGTGATTTCACTTCCAGTAATCACACCTACATTACGTTGCACATTGCCTATCGAGAACGTCCCACTGAAAGTTGTACCATTCGCAATCGCTTGACGCGTAGCAGGTAACAGTGTTGTAAGATCAAACCCATTTTCCAAACCGTGCTGTTGATCAATTGACTTCGTGCGTGCGCCATCATTTTGGTGCAATAATGCATTTAGATTCAATTCACGTGCCTTCGGATGTTTACGTGCCTTAGAAGATGGCGTTAATAAATCTGTTCGACCCACAAGTTCATCTACCGAACGTAAACCAAGTTCCGCTAAAATCTCGCGTAATTCTTCCGCAACAAAATGCATATAATTCACCACGTGATCTGCTTTACCTGTAAAAAGTGAACGTAACTCCCCATTTTGCGTCGCAATACCGACCGGACACGTATCTTTATGACAAACACGCATCATGATGCACCCTAATACAACAAGAGGCGCCGTTGCAAAACCGAACTCTTCCGCACCTAACATCGCTGCATACGCCACATCACGACCTGTCAGTAACTTGCCATCCGTTTCAAGACGTACACGTGAGCGCAAACCATTTAACATCAATGTTTGATGCGTTTCCGCCAAACCTAATTCCCACGGTAATCCTGCATGCTGAATACTCGTTTTTGGGGAGGCTCCTGTGCCTCCATCGTAACCAGAAATTACAATTTTATCTGCAAATGCTTTCGCCACACCTGCTGCAATGGTACCGACCCCTGATTTCGATACGAGTTTAACCGTAATGTCCGCTTCACGATTCACATTTTTTAAATCATGAATCAATTGCGCCAAGTCTTCGATAGAATAAATATCATGGTGTGGGGGTGGCGAAATCAAACCAATCCCCGGTGTTGACCCCCTCACTTCGGCAATCCAAGGATATACTTTCGTACCTGGTAATTGTCCACCTTCGCCTGGTTTAGCGCCTTGTGCAACTTTAATTTGAATTTCTTTAGCATGTTGCAAATAATGGCTCGTGACACCAAAACGACCTGATGCTACTTGTTTAATCGCACTCTTATAGTCAGCACCGTCTTCAGAACGTGCATAACGTTCAAGCGCTTCCCCACCTTCGCCACTATTACTTTTACCACCGAGGCGGTTCATCGCTTCTGCCAATGTTTGGTGTGCTTCTTGAGAAATCGAACCATAACTCATTGCCCCAGTTTTAAACCGTTTCACAATATTTTCGACAGACTCGACTTCTTCTAGAGAGATGCTGTGTTGTGATTTAAAATCAAACAAATCTCGCAAATGACTCGTCGTATGATGGTTCGCCACCTCAGAAAATTGTTTGAATTTGGCATAGTCATTATCCCGACATGCATGTTGTAACAATTGAATGGTCATTGGATTAAATGTATGATATTGGCCTTGTTGTCGCCATTGGAACGTACTGCCAGGTTTTAAATATGGCTGTTCTATCGTTTGACGCCGTTTGTTTTCAGCATCTAATGTCGCTAATGATATTCCGGAAAGTTTGGATGGTGTCCCTGGGAAATAATGTTTTATGACATCATCCCCTAAGCCAACCGCTTCAAAAATCTGTGCTCCATGATAACTTTGTACTGTTGAAATTCCCATTTTAGCCATTACTTTAATAAGCCCTTCAGAAAAAATCGTATTCAGTTGCGCTACATTTGACGCAACCTCCCCTTGAATACGATGCATCTTTGTTAGATCTGCAATGGTTTGTTGTGCCAAATAAGGCACTGTCGCATTCGCACCATATCCTATGAGACACGCCAGATGATGCACTTCTCGCATTTCTCCAGACATAGCAACAATACTTGTTTGCATACGTAAATTATGACGAATCAACAACTGATGAATATGGCTCACTGCTAGTAACATAGGCATCGCAAAATGCGTTGTGTCACATACCGTTTTATCTTCCAAAACGACAACTTCTACCCCTTGTTGAACCGCTTCGATAACTGCTTTCCCCAATGTGTTTAGCGCCTCTTTTAAGTCTTCATCATATCCTGTTTGAAAATATGCCGTTTTCAACGCGTGTGAAGCAATATGTTGCAATTGTTTTTCCGTTAATACAGGGTGTTTCAGTTGCACCCGTTTAAGCGCTTCAGGACTAGGCTTTAACACATTACCTTCTCCACCTAGATACGTAAGTTCACTCGTTACAATTTTTTCACGATATGCATCGATTGGTGGATTTGTGACTTGTGCAAAGAGTTGTTTAAAATAGTTAAATAATGACTCGGGTTGTTCATTTAACACTGCAAGTGGTGCATCATACCCCATGGCACCTATAGGATCTTTACCCCCTGTCATAAGCTCTGTTAAATATTTATCAATATCTTCTTTTGTATAACCAAATCGTTGTTGCATTCGACGTACTTCGGCTTCTGAGACGTCTAAATCAGTATATGTGATCTCATCTAGTTCCAACATGAGACGTTCTTTATCCAGCCATTCCGCATATGGATATTGAGATGCGATGGCTTGTTTTAACGTTTCATTACCAACGACTTTATTTTCATTAAAATCAACGAGTAGTAACTTACCTGGATTTAATTGCCCCTTATATGCCACATCTGTCTCATCAACATCGACGACTCCAACTTCAGACGAAAAAATAATTTCGTTATTCTTTGTAATGGTGTAACGTCCCGGACGCAAACCATTACGGTCCGTTAATGCCCCAAGTTTATCCCCATCACAAAACGAAATCATCGTTGGTCCATCCCACGGTTCCATAAGATAACTATAAAATTCATAAAATGCACGCACATTAGGGTCGTTGCTCTCATTGTACAACCACGGTTCTGGAATGAGCAACATCGCCGCTTGTTCTGGCGGCATCGCTAAACTTAAAAACTCTAGTGCGTTATCAACAATTGCTGAGTCACTTCCAGATTCATCTAAAATACGATGAACTTTATGTGCATCTGTACCGAAAACGGTTTGAATTAAACGTTGCTGACGTGCACGCATCCAATTCACATTGCCTTGTATCGTATTAATCTCCCCATTATGCATTAATAGTCGATTCGGGTGGGCGCGTTCCCAACTCGGAAACGTATTAGTACTAAAACGTGAATGGACGGACCCAAATTTCGAAACATAATCTTCTTGTTGTAAATCGACATACAATGTCTTAATTTGATCCGAGCGCAACCACCCTTTATACACAATGGTACGTCGAGACAAACTTGTAAAATAAACCCCTAATTTTTCTTTCATACTATAATGTTCAATTTGTTTGCGCGCGAGATAAAGTGCACGATCGAAATGGTCTGCCCCTCGATTCACGACGAACATTTGTTGAATGGTAGGCATCGTTTCAGCAACATGTGGCGCGAGACAAGATACATCAACAGGAACATGGCGATAACCTAAAAGTTTTAACCCTTCTGCTTCAAAAATACGTGCAATTTTCACATGATGTTCAGAATGAGAAATGTCTTCGTTTGCAAAAAACATACCAACTGCATAATCCCCTTCTGGCGGCAAATCCAATGACACCACTGTCTTAAAATAAGCGTACGGAATTTCCGTCATAATACCGGCGCCATCCCCAGTTATACCGTCTGCACCAATACCTCCACGATGATCCAGGCGACGCAACATTTCTAATGATTTTTCAACAATGTGGTGCGAACGTTTATTATTCATATTGGCATAAAAACCAATGCCACACGCGTCATGTTCTTCACGCGCATCATAGAGTCCTTTTTGAGCATACGATGAATTGTTAGACATTTCTGACACCTCTCTTCAGTAATACAATCAACTATATAGAAGCTCATTTATCACATCAATATATAATTGAGATGAAATCCATCTCAATTTGAGATAATATGGTTATACATGGGGGGAGAACATTGGAATTAAAACAATTAAAGTACTTTGTAGAAGTTGCTAAAAGAGAACACATCTCTGAAGCTGCTTTAGAATTAAACGTCGCACAATCAGCCATAAGCCGTCATATTAGTAATTTAGAAACAGAATTAGGCACCGCTTTATTCCACCGTAAAGGACGTAACGTATATTTAACTTCAGAAGGGAAACATTTGCTTAAAGTTGCGCGTCCTATTTTAGAACAAGTAGATCAAACGTTAGACTATTTTCAAATGCATCAAGAAATACGTTCAAGTACAGTCATGCTCGGATATATTGATGGGGCAGTCGGTCAAATTTTACCTCAAGTATTAGATAAAATCGAAACAGACACGGACATCAAAATCATCCCTACTTTACTCAGTGCACAAGATATGAAAATATCCCTAGTTAGCAATGAAATTGATATTGCCATCACAAATGAAAGTATTGATGATGCACAATTTCAACATCATCCACTGTTTGAAGAAACATATGTTTTGTATGGTCCACCACACCATCCGTTAATGACCGTACCGAATCCACCGATGTCACATATTTTAAAACATCAACTTTACATTCATGAGCCAATAGCCGACGACTTTAAAGCCTATATACACGCACATGCAATGCATCCGGTGTATCAATGTAAACTCCCCCAATTTGCCCGTTTTATCTTACAGCGAGAAAAAGGCTTTGTCATTGCACCATCTTATATAAATCTATATAGTCATACACATCAGTGGTCTAAAATATCGTTATCTCATACAGATATGAGAAAGACGGTTTCACTCGTTTACCGTAAAGACAATGCGCACGCAACGCAATTAAAAATGATTAACATGCTCATATCACACTTACAACAACATGCAACTTATCATTAAAAGGAGACATTTATGACACGATTTCAATCGCATCGCTCATTTTTGTTGACGGTACTTATCACGGTGATTTTGGCAATATCCGTCATTATATTTACATGTTTTAATGCACGCTTTTATTCCACACCGATAGGAAAAGTCACAGAAATAGTGAAGCATCATAAAGAAACATCAATCGACGAACATAAAAATAAAGATATTAAGTATACAGATACACTACATATTGAATTACTGAACACGAAAGATAAAGGTAAAACGATTACTGTTCATCACCCATACAATCAATCCAAAACAGAAGAACAAGCGTATCACCCTGGCGACAAAGTATTGCTCCATCTCGGCAAACATTCAAACGATCATTTCATTCAGGAAAAGAAACGCGACACACTTGTTGCTACGGTATTGAGTATATTTGTGATTGCACTACTCATTGTAGGCCATCGCGTCGGCGTACAATCGATTTTGTCTCTCACATTAAATACGATAGCAATTTTAACAGCTATTGGTATTTATAATACATATACGCAGCTGAACTTGTTTATGGTGATGAGTGTTGCGGTCCTCATTGCAACCTCCATTACACTCTGGCTCGTCATCGGCTGGACGAAACGCACCGTGGTGACCATCGCCAGTACGTTACTTGGAACTTGGCTTTCAGTAGGCATCTCATGGGCCGTCATAATGTGGACACACGCAGAAGGTATTAAATATGAAACGATGAGCTTTTTAACATTGCCACCACATACGATATTTTTAGCATCAGTGATGGTGGGATCACTCGGAGCCGTAATGGATGTTGCCATTACGATATCAAGTGGTATGTACGAAATTATGCAACGCTCTCCACATATTACTCGAAAACGATGGATTCTTGCAGGGCGCAATATTGGCAGTGATATTATGGGAACAATGACGAACATATTGCTATTTTCCTATTTAGCAGGAGGGCTCCCGTTATTGCTCCTTTACTTAAAAAATGCGAATACACTCACATACAGTATTTCAATGAACTGGTCTTTAGAAATTGCTCGTGCGATTACGGGTGGCATCGGCATCGTATTAACTATTCCACTCACCATCGCACTGATGCAACTTTGGCATTTCTGGGAAAGAGGTGATCGCACATGAACGCTGTCGTCATCTTAGGTCTGATTTTATTTCTATTAATGTTGATTTTTGGGGGTAAATCAGGTGCCGTTGCTTTTGGCACATTGTTTTTAAATTTTATTTTGCTCGTCATCGCATTGATATCGATGATTTTTGGTATCCCTATTTATATTGTGACAATTATTTTCTGTATCGTAGTGGCAGCGATAAACTTATTCGCTCTAAATGGTTTTAACATCAAAACCTTCGCAGCTTTCATATCAAGCATTGTCACAACCGTCATGATGCTCGTTGCGATTTATTTATCAATCCATTTAGGACATCTACAAGGTTTCACACAAGAGGAACAAGATGAAACGTATATTTTTTCAATGAATATCGGTATCGATATGGAACAATTCATGATTTTTGTCGTTATTCTTGCCGTCATTGCGGCAGTGATTGATTTAGCTATTACCATCAGCTCACCAATGTATGAGCTTCATGAAACGAACCCATCGTTATCTTCACGTGCATTATTTGAATCCGGTATGCGTGTCGGACGTGAAATTTTGGCTACATCTGCCAATACGATATATTTAGCATTTATTGGCGGTTCGATGACACTTGTATTTTGGTTCTTTAATTTACATTATCATTTTGGTCACCTTATTAATGCCAAACTCTTTGTACAAGAGCTGATTACCATTTTACTCGGTGGCATCGCCATAGCCATATGTATTCCAATTACAGCCGCACTGACAGCTTGGCTCATTCACAATCATCATCGGTTACCCATTCAATTTAACACCCCTACATGAGATGAAGTGAATAGGGTAAAAGAACAAAGAGGTGAATGTCATGACGAAGATACACATACGCGGGGCGCGTCAAAACAATTTGAAAAACATTCATGTAGCGATTCCAAAACATCAACTCACGGTCGTTACAGGACGCTCGGGATCTGGAAAATCCTCCCTTGTCTTCAGTACCGTTGCTGCTGAATCTGAACGGTTATTAAATGAAACATATTCTAGTTACATCCAACATCAATTAACGCACTATGACAAACCGGATGTAGACCAAATTGAAAACTTACCTGTTGCGATGGTTATCAATCAAAAACGACTTGGGGGTAATTCCCGCTCAACAGTAGGAACCATTTCTGACATATATGCATCCGTACGCTTATTATGGTCACGTATCGGGGAGCCTTTTGTTGGCTACTCAGATGTTTTTTCATTCAATAATCCAAATGGCATGTGTGAAACGTGCCAAGGTTTAGGTTATGTTGAAGATATTGATTTAAATGAATTATTAGATTATGACAAATCTTTAAATGAAGGTGCAATTCGCTTCCCATCATTCAAACCCGATAGTTGGCGTGGAAAACGTTACCGCTACTCTGGGTTATTTGATAATGACAAAAAATTAAAAGACTATACAGATGCGGAAATGGACACTTTTTTATATACCAAACCTACAACACTTAAAAATCCACCGTCTAACTGGCCTAAAACGGCAAAATTTGAAGGATTAATTCACCGGTTCCGACGTTCATTTCTAATTAATGATAACTTTGAGAAAAAACGTTTCTTAAAAGACGTTCAACGTGTCGTCACTACACATAAATGCCCTTCATGTGATGGTCAACGCTTAAATCAAAATGTGTTGCGTTGTCAAATCAATGGAATGAACATTGCAGAATTTACAGCATTAACGATTGAAGAAACCATTCCATTTTTAAAGGAAATTGAAAGCGAGAAAGCCACGTTTATCATTCAACCGTTATTGCAACAACTCGAAGCACTCAATGATATCGGATTGAATTATTTAACACTAGGGCGTGAGACGACAACCCTTTCTGGTGGAGAGTCACAACGCATCAAACTCATTCGTCATTTAAATAGCCCATTGACCGATTTGGTTTATATCATTGATGAGCCAAGCGTCGGACTCCACCCTGAAGACATTGAAAAAATTAATCAAATTATGTTAAACATACGTGATAAAGGCAATAGTGTAATTATTGTCGAACACGACCCTGATGTCATTAAAATTGCGGACCATATCATTGATATCGGTCCAGGTGCTGGCAAAAACGGAGGAAACGTCACATTTGAAGGTACGTATCACAATTTATTAAAGTCTGATACTGATACAGGACGCGCTTTGACGCGACAACATCAATTAAAAGCACAAACCACTTCGCAATTTGATGCGTGGTTTGAGTTAAACCACATCTCACGCAACAATTTACACGATGTGTCTGTCCACATTCCAAAACAGGCGCTCACTGTACTCACTGGTGTTGCGGGCTCTGGTAAGAGTTCTTTAATTAAGGCAGGTTTTGAAGGAGAAAGCGATGCCATATTTATTGATCAAAAACCCGTACATGCCTCCAATCGCTCTAATTTATTAACATATATGGACATATTTGATGATGTGCGCACATTTTTTAGTAAAGCGACTGGCTTAAAAAAAGGCATGTTTAGTTATAACTCTGAAGGCGCGTGCCCAAATTGTAATGGTAAAGGAGTCCTCAAAACAGAATTGGCATTTATGCCTGACTTCTCCCAAGTGTGTGAAGTATGCGGTGGGACACGTTATAAAAAAGACGTATTAGAGGCTAAAGTGGATGGGTATTCTATTGCAGATGTTTTGGCATTAACTGTTGAAGAAGCTATCACTTTTTTTGATGCAGAACCAACGATTGCCTCTCGTCTTAAAGCACTGCAATCTACCGGTCTGTATTACATGACGCTAGGTCAATCTCTAGATACCCTTTCCGGTGGTGAAATACAACGGGTGAAATTGAGCCGCTATTTAACAGAAAAAATGGCCAATCGCGTATTCATTTTTGATGAACCTACCACTGGATTACATGAAGATGACATCCCTATCTTGCAGTCTCGGTTTGATCAATTAATTGAAGATGGTAATACTGTCATCCTTATTGAACACAATTTAACGATGATGACGCAAGCCGATTGGATTATCGATGTAGGTCCAGGTGCCGGAACAAAAGGCGGCCATATTTTATACAGTGGCCCACCACAAGACATCTTTCAAATCAAAAACTCGGTCACCGCAAAACATCTCGCACGTTATACAACATAAAATGCACGCATCTAGCGCCATAATAAGCGTAAAAGCGAATAGCCTTCAAAATTCATCAATGGATGAATTTTGAAGGCTATTTTTTCTAGAGGCAATGTGGTTCAATCATTTATGTGAGATACACTTTATTTCGCTTGAATAACGATTGAATTTCCAGGATAAAATGCAACTTCCGTTGTTTTAGCGTGATACACTTCACCTTTTTTTACATGGCTTTCAATCGATTTTGCACTATGATTGATATGATTAATACGTAAAGTGAGATTCATCAAT
The sequence above is a segment of the Staphylococcus hyicus genome. Coding sequences within it:
- the gltC gene encoding glutamate biosynthesis transcriptional regulator GltC encodes the protein MELKQLKYFVEVAKREHISEAALELNVAQSAISRHISNLETELGTALFHRKGRNVYLTSEGKHLLKVARPILEQVDQTLDYFQMHQEIRSSTVMLGYIDGAVGQILPQVLDKIETDTDIKIIPTLLSAQDMKISLVSNEIDIAITNESIDDAQFQHHPLFEETYVLYGPPHHPLMTVPNPPMSHILKHQLYIHEPIADDFKAYIHAHAMHPVYQCKLPQFARFILQREKGFVIAPSYINLYSHTHQWSKISLSHTDMRKTVSLVYRKDNAHATQLKMINMLISHLQQHATYH
- the gltB gene encoding glutamate synthase large subunit, whose product is MSNNSSYAQKGLYDAREEHDACGIGFYANMNNKRSHHIVEKSLEMLRRLDHRGGIGADGITGDGAGIMTEIPYAYFKTVVSLDLPPEGDYAVGMFFANEDISHSEHHVKIARIFEAEGLKLLGYRHVPVDVSCLAPHVAETMPTIQQMFVVNRGADHFDRALYLARKQIEHYSMKEKLGVYFTSLSRRTIVYKGWLRSDQIKTLYVDLQQEDYVSKFGSVHSRFSTNTFPSWERAHPNRLLMHNGEINTIQGNVNWMRARQQRLIQTVFGTDAHKVHRILDESGSDSAIVDNALEFLSLAMPPEQAAMLLIPEPWLYNESNDPNVRAFYEFYSYLMEPWDGPTMISFCDGDKLGALTDRNGLRPGRYTITKNNEIIFSSEVGVVDVDETDVAYKGQLNPGKLLLVDFNENKVVGNETLKQAIASQYPYAEWLDKERLMLELDEITYTDLDVSEAEVRRMQQRFGYTKEDIDKYLTELMTGGKDPIGAMGYDAPLAVLNEQPESLFNYFKQLFAQVTNPPIDAYREKIVTSELTYLGGEGNVLKPSPEALKRVQLKHPVLTEKQLQHIASHALKTAYFQTGYDEDLKEALNTLGKAVIEAVQQGVEVVVLEDKTVCDTTHFAMPMLLAVSHIHQLLIRHNLRMQTSIVAMSGEMREVHHLACLIGYGANATVPYLAQQTIADLTKMHRIQGEVASNVAQLNTIFSEGLIKVMAKMGISTVQSYHGAQIFEAVGLGDDVIKHYFPGTPSKLSGISLATLDAENKRRQTIEQPYLKPGSTFQWRQQGQYHTFNPMTIQLLQHACRDNDYAKFKQFSEVANHHTTSHLRDLFDFKSQHSISLEEVESVENIVKRFKTGAMSYGSISQEAHQTLAEAMNRLGGKSNSGEGGEALERYARSEDGADYKSAIKQVASGRFGVTSHYLQHAKEIQIKVAQGAKPGEGGQLPGTKVYPWIAEVRGSTPGIGLISPPPHHDIYSIEDLAQLIHDLKNVNREADITVKLVSKSGVGTIAAGVAKAFADKIVISGYDGGTGASPKTSIQHAGLPWELGLAETHQTLMLNGLRSRVRLETDGKLLTGRDVAYAAMLGAEEFGFATAPLVVLGCIMMRVCHKDTCPVGIATQNGELRSLFTGKADHVVNYMHFVAEELREILAELGLRSVDELVGRTDLLTPSSKARKHPKARELNLNALLHQNDGARTKSIDQQHGLENGFDLTTLLPATRQAIANGTTFSGTFSIGNVQRNVGVITGSEITRHYGLEGLAPNTINVYTTGHAGQSLGAWIPQGLSLYHTGDANDYVGKGLSGGRIVINAPHEAREQDIIVGNVCFYGATSGNAYINGRAGERFCIRNSGVNVVVEGVGDHGLEYMTGGRVVILGDVGKNFGQGMSGGVSYIFPLNVQTFKEAHALDTLDFDTVTDVKEATMLKQMLIQHVTYTQSKKAQRILEDFEIQLANCIKVIPKDYKQMMQKIYYYEQNQGRQEALLSAFNDHSDIAESKLDTTISVY
- a CDS encoding YibE/F family protein, with the translated sequence MTRFQSHRSFLLTVLITVILAISVIIFTCFNARFYSTPIGKVTEIVKHHKETSIDEHKNKDIKYTDTLHIELLNTKDKGKTITVHHPYNQSKTEEQAYHPGDKVLLHLGKHSNDHFIQEKKRDTLVATVLSIFVIALLIVGHRVGVQSILSLTLNTIAILTAIGIYNTYTQLNLFMVMSVAVLIATSITLWLVIGWTKRTVVTIASTLLGTWLSVGISWAVIMWTHAEGIKYETMSFLTLPPHTIFLASVMVGSLGAVMDVAITISSGMYEIMQRSPHITRKRWILAGRNIGSDIMGTMTNILLFSYLAGGLPLLLLYLKNANTLTYSISMNWSLEIARAITGGIGIVLTIPLTIALMQLWHFWERGDRT